Below is a genomic region from Rhodothermales bacterium.
ACGTTCCTCGTCGCCGCCATCGCCACGGTTGTGCTGCGCGTCGCGTTCGGCGCGTGGCGATTTCAGCACACCGCCCGTGGATCGCTGACCTTCATGCAGAGCCTGCGCGGGCAGCTCTCATGGGATTTTTTCTCGAATGTCACGCCTTCCGCCCTGGGTGGCGGGCCGTTCGCGGCGGTGTATATGGCGCGGGACTCACAGAATAAGGTGGGTGAAACGACGGCGCTCGTGCTGTACACGATGTTGCTGGATCAACTGTGGTCCGCCTTGATGATCCCACTGATCCTCTTCTCCACCCTCTATTTCGCCGTCATCCCGGAATCCGTGGGCTCGGTCGGCGCCCTGGCTTTCGTCGGGTACTTCCTGACCATGATGACCTGGGTCAGCCTCTTCGGGTACGCCACGCTCTTCCGACCCGAACTGCTCCAGCGCATCAGCGACCGCATCTTCCGACTCCGCTTCCTCCAGCGGTTTCGGCCGGTAGTGGCGCGAGAAATGGAGCAGATGGGTGGATTCGCCCGCATCTTGCGTTCGCAGCCAGCAAGCTTCTTCGGCGCCAGCTTCGTGCTGACCGCCGGCACCTGGCTGCCGCGGTATCTGCTGCCAGTGTTTATCGTCCTGAGCGTCTTTCCGGATCTCGACAGCTTCCTCTTTTTTATCCGCGGCATCACCATGATGGTGAGCGCGATGATCATCCCCACCCCGGGCGGCGCCGGCGGCATCGAAGGGCTTTATGCCCTGTTCATGGGGCCGCTCATGCCGAAGGCGCTTGTTGCACCGACCCTCTTCCTGTGGCGCTTCCTGGGTTATTACATCTTCCTGGGTCTGGGGGCGTTTATCTTCAAAAAGAAACGCACTGAGCCGCTCGCCGCCTCCGCGGCGGCAGCGACGGACGACGCTATTCGCCGTCCCGACCCTGCGACCCCGTCGCACGAACCTGAATTTGCCGACACGCAAGAACAAGCCTGATCCCGGACCGCCATGTCCGTCTCCAACGCCTGGCAACGCGAACGTATCGAAGTTTACGACTTCCGCGCGCTGTACCCGAACCTGCGTTTCGGCACGGCCTCCGATCGGTACGCCGGCTGGATCGGGCAGATCTACCCCGACACCTATACAAGCCGGCTGAGTTCTCGGACCAAAAAGCTCGACGGGCGCAGCTTCGCGGAGCGCACGCTGCCGGTGGAGTCCGTGGTGGATTATTTCGACCACTTCGAGGTGCTGGAGCTGGACTTCACGTTTTACAGGCCGCTGCGTGAGGCGGACGGAGGCCCATCGAACAACTACTTCGTCCTCCAGCAATACGCCGATCATGCGCCGGAGGGCGCCCGTTTCTTCCTCAAGGCGCCACAACTCTACACGGCGCGTACGCTGCGGGGGCAGTCCGGCGGCGCCGTTTCCTACAGCGCCAATACGCAATTTTTGCATGCCGGGGAATTCCAGACACGCTTTTTGGAACCCGCCACCGA
It encodes:
- a CDS encoding lysylphosphatidylglycerol synthase transmembrane domain-containing protein, coding for MSDTNIAPPPQDTRMPSDGDDNTGKVSRISLRNVAWPLLLSLLVLLLIAYFTFDAGSFRQMLSTLRPTFLVAAIATVVLRVAFGAWRFQHTARGSLTFMQSLRGQLSWDFFSNVTPSALGGGPFAAVYMARDSQNKVGETTALVLYTMLLDQLWSALMIPLILFSTLYFAVIPESVGSVGALAFVGYFLTMMTWVSLFGYATLFRPELLQRISDRIFRLRFLQRFRPVVAREMEQMGGFARILRSQPASFFGASFVLTAGTWLPRYLLPVFIVLSVFPDLDSFLFFIRGITMMVSAMIIPTPGGAGGIEGLYALFMGPLMPKALVAPTLFLWRFLGYYIFLGLGAFIFKKKRTEPLAASAAAATDDAIRRPDPATPSHEPEFADTQEQA